Proteins encoded together in one Mycobacterium simiae window:
- a CDS encoding MFS transporter produces the protein MHSQTRALPAARLRRAKITVTVVFTAHAVLAAAWVAYIPLVKAELDLSDAALGWALFGTPFGSVAAMICCRWALPRWGSQRCVPVTLVGYAVAGTTIGLATSGRSLFLALAVWGAFQGALDVAMNTQAATVERLAAAPIMSRFHGMWSVGGLLGAGAGAACVGAGVGLTPLLVGVAVAVVVAVAPFIRYLVADRADTAAEEHGAPRSGRSPAVAVLAAVAFASFLTEGAAADWSANYSRNVLGTGAGTAALSYAGYSLLMVVTRLGATRLQARFAARRLLPALAVFAAIAMSVTLLLANPAVTVIGFACLGAGLALLVPTAFSAAYSVGNGGSAIAVVAASGWLGYLLGPPLIGHLAQWFGLSTALVTIPVMVTVAAVAIRCSTAFDAADEFHRAT, from the coding sequence ATGCACTCGCAAACGCGCGCCCTGCCGGCGGCTCGGCTGCGGCGCGCGAAAATCACCGTCACCGTCGTCTTCACCGCCCATGCGGTGCTCGCCGCGGCCTGGGTCGCCTATATCCCGCTGGTCAAGGCCGAGCTCGACTTGTCCGACGCGGCGCTGGGTTGGGCGCTGTTCGGCACGCCGTTCGGCTCGGTCGCAGCGATGATCTGCTGCCGGTGGGCGCTGCCGCGGTGGGGCAGCCAGCGCTGCGTGCCCGTCACGCTGGTCGGCTACGCCGTTGCCGGCACGACGATTGGGCTGGCCACCTCCGGACGCTCACTATTCCTGGCGCTCGCGGTGTGGGGTGCTTTTCAGGGTGCGCTTGACGTCGCGATGAACACCCAGGCCGCCACCGTCGAACGGCTTGCCGCCGCGCCGATCATGTCGCGCTTCCACGGCATGTGGAGCGTCGGGGGGTTGCTCGGAGCCGGCGCCGGGGCGGCCTGCGTCGGGGCCGGTGTCGGCCTTACCCCGCTGCTGGTGGGCGTGGCGGTGGCGGTTGTGGTCGCCGTGGCACCGTTCATCCGGTACTTGGTCGCCGACCGGGCGGACACCGCCGCCGAAGAGCACGGCGCCCCGCGCTCGGGTCGGTCGCCGGCCGTTGCCGTGCTGGCCGCGGTGGCGTTCGCGTCGTTCCTGACCGAGGGCGCCGCGGCCGATTGGTCGGCGAACTACTCACGCAATGTCCTCGGCACCGGCGCCGGTACGGCCGCGCTGAGTTACGCCGGCTACAGCCTGCTCATGGTGGTCACCCGGTTGGGGGCCACCCGGCTGCAGGCCCGCTTTGCCGCCCGGCGGCTGCTGCCCGCGCTGGCCGTATTCGCGGCGATCGCGATGAGCGTCACGCTGCTGCTGGCCAATCCCGCCGTGACGGTGATCGGTTTCGCCTGCCTCGGCGCGGGGCTGGCGCTGCTGGTGCCCACCGCGTTCAGCGCCGCCTACTCGGTAGGAAACGGGGGCTCCGCGATCGCCGTCGTCGCCGCCAGCGGCTGGCTCGGGTACCTGCTCGGGCCGCCGCTGATCGGTCATCTCGCCCAGTGGTTCGGCCTGTCCACGGCCTTGGTGACGATCCCGGTCATGGTGACCGTCGCCGCGGTCGCGATCCGGTGCAGTACCGCTTTCGACGCCGCGGACGAGTTCCACCGGGCGACTTAG
- a CDS encoding phosphatidylserine decarboxylase: MARRPRPSVDDDGQSYQGPTVSPRHMFELLRETVPPVHPAGLPFISVGLALAVLGRNHRWPRRTGLLAAGACAAFFRHPPRVPPTRPGVVVAPADGLVCLVDSAAPPAELSMGDAPLPRVSIFLSVFDAHVQRAPVSGEVLAVQHRPGRFGSADLPSASHDNERTSVRIRTDSGAEVVAVQIAGLVARRIVCNARVGDKLSIGDTYGLIRFGSRLDTYLPAGTNPIVRLGQRAVAGETVLADLR; this comes from the coding sequence GTGGCACGACGCCCCCGTCCTTCCGTTGATGACGACGGCCAGTCTTACCAGGGCCCGACTGTCAGCCCTCGGCACATGTTCGAGTTGCTGCGCGAGACCGTTCCGCCGGTGCATCCCGCGGGGCTGCCGTTCATCTCGGTCGGCCTGGCTCTCGCCGTCCTCGGTCGCAACCATCGCTGGCCGCGGCGAACGGGCCTGCTGGCCGCGGGTGCATGTGCGGCGTTTTTCCGGCACCCGCCGCGGGTTCCGCCCACCCGGCCCGGCGTGGTCGTCGCACCCGCCGACGGCTTGGTCTGCCTCGTCGACTCGGCGGCGCCGCCGGCGGAGCTGAGCATGGGCGACGCGCCGCTGCCCCGGGTCAGCATCTTCTTGTCCGTCTTCGACGCGCACGTACAGCGCGCCCCGGTCAGCGGCGAGGTGCTCGCCGTGCAGCACCGACCGGGCCGCTTCGGATCTGCCGACCTGCCCTCGGCCAGCCACGACAACGAGCGCACCAGCGTGCGAATCCGAACCGACAGCGGCGCCGAAGTGGTCGCGGTCCAGATCGCCGGACTGGTCGCCCGCCGCATTGTGTGCAACGCGCGCGTGGGGGACAAGCTGTCGATCGGCGACACCTACGGCCTGATCCGGTTCGGCTCCCGGCTCGACACCTACCTGCCGGCGGGGACCAACCCGATCGTCCGCCTCGGCCAGCGCGCCGTGGCGGGCGAGACCGTGTTGGCGGATCTGCGATGA